The following proteins are co-located in the Carassius auratus strain Wakin chromosome 7, ASM336829v1, whole genome shotgun sequence genome:
- the LOC113106539 gene encoding histone H1-like, whose amino-acid sequence MAETAPAAAAPPAKAPKKKSAAKAKKAGPGVSELILKAVSASKERSGVSLAALKKALAAGGYDVEKNNSRVKLALKSLVTKGALLQVKGTGASGSFKISKKQTETKKKAAPKAKKPAAKKPAAAKKPKSAAAKKPAAKKSPKKAKKPAAAKKATKSPKKATKSPKKAKKPAAPKKAAKSPKKAKTAKPKTAKPKAAKPKKAAPKKK is encoded by the coding sequence ATGGCAGAAACCGCTCCAGCAGCCGCCGCTCCGCCGGCCAAAGCGCCCAAGAAGAAGTCCGCCGCCAAAGCCAAGAAAGCAGGTCCCGGCGTCAGTGAGCTGATCCTCAAAGCCGTGTCCGCGTCCAAGGAGAGGAGCGGAGTGTCCCTCGCCGCCCTGAAGAAAGCTCTCGCCGCCGGCGGCTACGACGTGGAGAAGAACAACTCCCGCGTCAAGCTCGCCCTCAAGAGCCTGGTGACTAAAGGCGCCCTGCTGCAGGTCAAAGGGACCGGCGCCTCCGGCTCCTTCAAGATCAGCAAGAAGCAGACCGAGACCAAGAAGAAAGCGGCTCCTAAAGCCAAGAAGCCCGCGGCCAAGAAACCCGCTGCTGCCAAGAAGCCCAAGAGCGCAGCTGCAAAGAAGCCCGCCGCTAAGAAATCCCCCAAGAAGGCCAAGAAACCCGCCGCCGCTAAGAAGGCCACAAAGAGCCCCAAGAAGGCGACGAAGAGCCCCAAGAAAGCGAAGAAGCCCGCGGCGCCCAAGAAAGCAGCCAAGAGCCCCAAAAAGGCCAAGACCGCCAAACCCAAGACGGCAAAGCCTAAAGCTGCCAAGCCTAAAAAGGCAGCTCCCAAGAAGAAATAA
- the LOC113106627 gene encoding histone H2B, whose product MPEPAKSAPKKGSKKAVTKTAAKGGKKRRKSRKESYAIYVYKVLKQVHPDTGISSKAMGIMNSFVNDIFERIAGESSRLAHYNKRSTITSREIQTAVRLLLPGELAKHAVSEGTKAVTKYTSSK is encoded by the coding sequence ATGCCTGAACCAGCGAAGTCCGCGCCGAAGAAAGGCTCCAAGAAGGCCGTCACCAAGACCGCCGCGAAAGGAGGAAAGAAGCGCAGAAAGTCCAGGAAGGAGAGCTACGCCATCTACGTGTACAAAGTGCTGAAGCAGGTTCATCCTGACACCGGGATCTCTTCGAAGGCGATGGGCATCATGAACTCTTTCGTCAACGATATCTTCGAGCGCATCGCCGGTGAGTCGTCTCGTCTCGCTCACTACAACAAGCGCTCCACCATCACTTCCCGAGAGATCCAGACCGCCGTGCGTCTGCTGCTGCCCGGGGAGCTGGCCAAACACGCCGTGTCCGAGGGCACCAAGGCCGTCACCAAGTACACCAGCTCCAAGTAG
- the LOC113106546 gene encoding histone H3-like has protein sequence MARTKQTARKSTGGKAPRKQLATKAARKSAPATGGVKKPHRYRPGTVALREIRRYQKSTELLIRKLPFQRLVREIAQDFKTDLRFQSSAVMALQESSEAYLVGLFEDTNLCAIHAKRVTIMPKDIQLARRIRGERA, from the coding sequence ATGGCAAGAACCAAGCAGACCGCTCGTAAATCCACCGGTGGCAAAGCCCCGAGGAAGCAGCTCGCTACTAAAGCCGCCCGGAAGAGCGCCCCAGCCACCGGCGGCGTCAAGAAGCCCCACCGTTACAGGCCCGGGACCGTGGCTCTCCGAGAGATCCGCCGCTATCAGAAGTCCACCGAGCTGCTGATCCGCAAACTGCCTTTCCAGCGTCTGGTGCGAGAGATCGCTCAGGATTTCAAGACGGACCTGCGCTTCCAGAGCTCCGCTGTCATGGCCCTGCAGGAGTCCAGCGAGGCTTATCTGGTCGGTCTGTTCGAGGACACCAACCTGTGCGCCATCCACGCCAAGAGAGTCACCATCATGCCCAAAGACATCCAGCTGGCCCGCCGCATCCGCGGAGAGCGCGCTTAA
- the LOC113106551 gene encoding histone H2A-like translates to MSGRGKTGGKARAKAKTRSSRAGLQFPVGRVHRLLRKGNYAERVGAGAPVYLAAVLEYLTAEILELAGNAARDNKKTRIIPRHLQLAVRNDEELNKLLGRVTIAQGGVLPNIQAVLLPKKTEKPAKAK, encoded by the coding sequence ATGAGCGGAAGAGGTAAAACCGGTGGCAAAGCGAGAGCGAAGGCCAAGACTCGCTCCTCCAGAGCAGGGCTGCAGTTCCCCGTCGGTCGTGTTCACAGACTTCTCCGTAAGGGGAACTACGCAGAGCGCGTCGGTGCCGGAGCTCCCGTCTATCTGGCGGCTGTGCTCGAGTATCTGACCGCTGAGATCCTGGAGTTGGCTGGAAACGCCGCGAGAGACAACAAGAAGACCCGCATCATTCCCCGTCACCTGCAGCTGGCGGTGCGCAATGACGAGGAGCTCAACAAACTCCTGGGTCGAGTGACCATCGCTCAGGGCGGCGTGCTGCCCAACATCCAGGCCGTGCTGCTGCCCAAGAAGACCGAGAAACCCGCCAAAGCCAAGTAA